From one Methanobrevibacter woesei genomic stretch:
- the hypF gene encoding carbamoyltransferase HypF: MIVKKILVQGIVQGVGFRPFVYRLATNLNLSGTVKNLGNVVEIKLKGINDVIEEFIHRLQNELPPIAKIDSLEISEVYNENFDNFKILESDDSYSGESVIPPDVAICDKCLAEIRNPNDRRYKYPFNACTDCGPRFTVIETVPYDRIRTSMEDFPLCDKCEVEYRNPLDRRYHGEAICCEDCGPSMEIYKGHEKVDSENPIKYAADRLAEGRIIAIKGIGGTHLVVDAKNNGAIKELRKRLGREMQAFAVMSKDLETVKSYAVLSKKEIKTITSNKRPIVILKKNKYYDFPESLSPGLHNIGVMLPYSPMHYLLFDESEDISTYVMTSANIPGNPMMITNEEILSLDNVADYFLLHNRRILNRCDDSVIRFRNDELSFIRRSRGYTPEPYKISEKYSINKDTVLALGPELDVTFSIAKKDIVYPSQHIGNTNKYKTFNFLKEAIEHLKRITKINEFDTIACDLHPQFFTTKLANELSDVYDAQVLPVQHHHAHAAALANDNNIDEMIVIAADGVGYGSDKTSWGGEILYTDISDFKRMASLEVQKMPGGDQATKYPARMLASILSNEYSNDELEDILKSNYSHFFKYGNIEIDNVIKQLNSNLNVGLSTSTGRVLDSVSVALNICGERTYEGECSMKLESVAYGARGDIEIPFEIKNNKLNTSKILREVIELKEKGENVKEIANAAQNAISNGLSELAIRNADKKGVNQIGATGGVFYNEAITLACKNYITSRGFEFIQHKNTCAGDGSVSLGQAIVAKLKK; encoded by the coding sequence ATGATAGTTAAAAAAATATTAGTTCAAGGAATAGTTCAAGGAGTAGGTTTTAGACCTTTTGTTTATAGATTAGCAACAAATCTTAATCTCTCAGGAACTGTAAAAAATCTAGGAAATGTTGTTGAAATAAAATTAAAAGGAATCAATGATGTTATTGAAGAATTTATTCATCGTTTACAAAATGAATTACCTCCAATAGCTAAAATTGATTCTCTTGAAATTAGTGAAGTATATAACGAGAATTTTGATAACTTTAAAATATTGGAAAGCGATGATTCCTATAGTGGAGAATCTGTAATTCCACCAGACGTGGCAATCTGTGATAAATGTTTAGCTGAAATTAGAAATCCCAATGATAGAAGATATAAGTACCCCTTTAATGCATGTACTGATTGTGGACCTAGATTTACTGTAATTGAAACTGTCCCATATGATAGAATTAGAACAAGTATGGAAGATTTCCCCTTATGCGACAAATGTGAAGTAGAATATAGAAATCCATTAGATAGAAGATACCATGGAGAGGCTATTTGCTGTGAAGATTGCGGACCTTCAATGGAAATATACAAAGGCCATGAAAAAGTGGATAGTGAAAATCCAATTAAATATGCAGCTGACAGACTAGCTGAAGGTAGAATAATTGCAATAAAAGGTATTGGTGGAACACACCTTGTTGTTGATGCAAAAAATAATGGTGCCATTAAAGAATTAAGAAAAAGACTGGGCCGTGAAATGCAAGCTTTTGCTGTGATGAGTAAAGATTTAGAAACAGTGAAAAGTTATGCAGTGCTCTCAAAAAAAGAAATTAAAACAATAACTTCCAATAAAAGACCAATTGTCATATTGAAGAAAAATAAATATTATGATTTTCCTGAAAGCCTAAGTCCAGGACTTCATAATATTGGTGTAATGCTTCCTTACTCCCCAATGCACTATCTATTATTTGATGAAAGTGAAGATATTTCCACTTATGTAATGACATCTGCAAATATTCCTGGAAATCCTATGATGATTACAAATGAAGAAATTTTATCTTTGGATAATGTTGCAGATTATTTCTTACTACATAACCGTAGAATTTTAAATAGATGTGATGATTCAGTTATTAGATTTAGAAATGATGAATTATCATTTATACGCAGATCAAGAGGTTATACTCCAGAACCTTATAAAATAAGTGAAAAATATTCAATTAATAAGGATACTGTCCTTGCTTTAGGGCCTGAATTAGATGTTACATTTTCAATAGCTAAAAAAGATATTGTATATCCATCACAACATATTGGGAACACTAATAAATACAAAACATTTAATTTCCTTAAAGAAGCTATTGAGCATTTGAAAAGAATTACAAAAATTAATGAATTTGACACCATTGCCTGTGATTTACATCCACAGTTTTTCACAACAAAATTAGCAAATGAACTTTCAGATGTCTATGATGCTCAAGTGTTACCAGTACAACACCACCATGCCCATGCAGCGGCATTAGCCAATGATAACAATATTGATGAAATGATTGTAATAGCTGCAGATGGAGTCGGTTATGGGAGTGATAAAACCAGTTGGGGTGGAGAAATTCTTTATACCGATATCAGTGATTTTAAAAGAATGGCATCACTTGAAGTTCAAAAGATGCCCGGGGGAGATCAAGCAACCAAATATCCTGCAAGAATGCTCGCTTCAATATTATCAAATGAATATTCAAATGATGAATTAGAAGATATTTTAAAATCAAATTACAGTCACTTTTTCAAATATGGAAATATCGAAATTGACAATGTCATTAAACAATTAAATTCTAACCTAAATGTTGGTTTAAGTACAAGTACTGGCCGTGTTCTTGACTCTGTTTCTGTTGCACTTAACATATGCGGTGAGAGAACTTATGAAGGAGAATGTTCCATGAAACTTGAATCTGTAGCATATGGTGCAAGGGGAGATATTGAAATTCCTTTTGAAATTAAAAATAACAAATTGAACACAAGTAAAATATTAAGAGAAGTTATTGAATTAAAAGAAAAAGGAGAGAATGTTAAAGAAATAGCTAATGCTGCACAAAATGCAATAAGTAATGGTTTAAGTGAACTTGCTATAAGAAATGCTGATAAAAAAGGAGTAAATCAAATTGGAGCTACTGGTGGAGTATTCTACAATGAAGCTATTACATTAGCATGTAAAAATTATATAACCAGTAGAGGATTTGAATTTATACAACATAAAAATACTTGTGCAGGAGATGGATCAGTATCCCTTGGACAAGCAATAGTGGCTAAATTAAAAAAATAA
- the larB gene encoding nickel pincer cofactor biosynthesis protein LarB, with the protein MKDVLKDFKDGKITIEECENLIKANNILEFDEIAKFDENRSSRTGFPEAVFAPSKDYEDLVLIIQNYFKDKKPFDDVENLIITKLSNKRYEKLVSDVGYLKDEGFIFDYNKRAEILVIKTSFNKESEPLGKIGIITAGTSDINIAEEAKVIIEESGCEAITSYDVGVAGIHRLFPQIANMLEQGVSVLIVCAGMEGALPSVVAGLVDIPVIAVPTSVGYGVGEGGVVALNAMLQSCAPGIAVVNIDNGFGAAVFAITIIKSKV; encoded by the coding sequence ATGAAAGATGTTTTAAAAGATTTTAAAGATGGAAAAATCACTATCGAGGAATGTGAAAATCTTATTAAAGCTAATAATATATTGGAATTTGATGAAATAGCTAAATTTGATGAAAACAGATCCTCAAGAACTGGTTTTCCAGAGGCTGTTTTTGCTCCAAGTAAAGATTATGAAGATTTGGTGTTAATTATTCAGAACTATTTTAAAGATAAAAAACCCTTTGATGATGTTGAAAATTTAATCATTACAAAATTGTCAAATAAAAGATATGAAAAATTAGTTAGTGATGTGGGATATCTTAAAGATGAGGGATTTATCTTTGATTATAATAAAAGAGCAGAAATATTGGTTATAAAAACATCTTTTAATAAAGAGTCTGAACCATTAGGTAAAATAGGAATTATCACTGCTGGAACTTCTGATATTAATATTGCAGAAGAAGCTAAGGTAATCATTGAAGAAAGTGGATGTGAAGCTATCACTTCTTATGATGTAGGAGTTGCAGGTATTCATAGATTATTCCCGCAAATAGCAAATATGCTTGAACAAGGGGTTTCAGTTCTTATTGTTTGTGCTGGAATGGAGGGGGCTTTGCCTTCTGTTGTTGCAGGTTTAGTTGATATTCCAGTTATTGCGGTTCCAACTTCTGTAGGATATGGTGTAGGTGAAGGAGGGGTTGTTGCATTAAATGCAATGCTTCAGTCATGCGCTCCAGGAATAGCTGTTGTCAATATTGACAATGGTTTTGGTGCTGCTGTTTTTGCAATTACAATTATTAAGAGTAAAGTATGA
- a CDS encoding GNAT family N-acetyltransferase: MKFENFNPEIHDVHEVATLIYDVDFRTFDMLFSDKNKAVLAIEKYLDKDESIWVILDDLGEIIGMVIFWVNKKPSFWHSFKQLTSFGGLKLFIVDILDHFVLCDVLQGDVHVAELAISSSQRGKGLGREVLNLVIEESKKRGFNRVTLDADFRNTGAKSLYERIGFKTFNKKRVKIGSFERGMSNMEYTL; this comes from the coding sequence ATGAAATTTGAAAATTTTAATCCGGAAATTCATGATGTCCATGAAGTAGCTACTTTAATTTATGATGTTGATTTTAGAACATTTGATATGCTTTTCAGTGATAAAAATAAAGCAGTTCTAGCTATTGAAAAGTATTTAGATAAAGATGAAAGTATCTGGGTCATTTTAGATGATTTAGGAGAAATTATAGGGATGGTTATCTTTTGGGTTAATAAAAAACCATCTTTTTGGCATTCCTTTAAACAATTAACATCTTTTGGTGGTTTAAAATTATTTATTGTTGATATTTTAGATCATTTTGTATTATGTGATGTTTTACAGGGAGATGTTCATGTTGCAGAATTAGCTATTTCAAGTTCACAAAGAGGTAAAGGACTTGGAAGGGAAGTTTTAAATTTAGTCATTGAAGAGTCTAAAAAAAGAGGATTCAATAGAGTTACTCTAGATGCTGATTTTAGAAACACTGGTGCAAAATCATTATATGAAAGAATTGGATTTAAAACATTTAATAAAAAAAGAGTTAAAATAGGAAGTTTTGAAAGAGGAATGAGTAATATGGAATACACATTATAA
- the hisE gene encoding phosphoribosyl-ATP diphosphatase, with amino-acid sequence MADEKILRAVYETLESRRDNPSDSYTSKLMQDSDKKAEDKILEKIAEEAGEVILAAKNNENLVYESVDLMFFTLLNCVYKGISIDELFEEFERRHK; translated from the coding sequence TTGGCTGATGAAAAAATTCTTAGAGCAGTTTATGAAACTTTAGAATCAAGAAGAGATAATCCTAGTGATTCATACACCTCAAAACTAATGCAAGATAGTGATAAAAAAGCAGAAGATAAAATTCTTGAAAAAATAGCTGAAGAAGCAGGAGAAGTTATTTTAGCTGCTAAAAATAATGAAAATCTGGTTTATGAATCTGTTGATTTAATGTTTTTCACATTATTAAACTGTGTTTACAAAGGAATATCTATTGATGAACTTTTTGAAGAATTTGAAAGAAGACACAAATAA
- a CDS encoding CBS domain-containing ParB/RepB/Spo0J family partition protein yields the protein MPNKKSLVKDYMTKNVISVNPSTPTEDVIRIMKESDHNSYPVVDENNKLVGMVTSFDILLKDWADEVKDLMSTDLVVANENLSINDASRVMFRRGISRLPVINKNEELVGIITNTDMVRSHIERSTPTKVEYFKSTMEQLYGIKTTLKRMDVDTDKLRPTQDRIYADELEGRTYELKRGLAEPAIVVKTGNRWILVDGHHRSVAAKKLGCEKIDCYVIELEKDIVLGMEKTADKAGIHTFDDIEIIDDDQHPLIAITESIKDNMNKNKRD from the coding sequence ATGCCTAATAAAAAATCTTTAGTTAAAGATTATATGACAAAAAATGTTATTAGTGTAAATCCTTCCACTCCAACTGAAGATGTTATTAGAATTATGAAAGAAAGTGACCACAACAGTTATCCAGTTGTAGATGAAAACAACAAGCTAGTTGGAATGGTTACTTCCTTTGATATTCTCCTTAAAGATTGGGCTGATGAAGTTAAAGATTTAATGAGTACTGATTTGGTTGTAGCAAATGAAAATTTATCTATTAACGATGCATCAAGAGTAATGTTTAGAAGAGGTATTTCTAGACTTCCTGTTATAAATAAAAATGAAGAACTTGTAGGAATTATCACTAACACAGATATGGTTCGCTCACATATTGAAAGATCCACACCAACTAAAGTAGAATATTTCAAAAGCACTATGGAACAATTATATGGAATTAAGACTACTTTAAAACGTATGGATGTTGACACTGATAAATTAAGACCAACACAAGATAGAATTTATGCTGATGAACTTGAAGGTAGAACTTACGAGTTAAAAAGAGGACTAGCTGAACCTGCCATTGTTGTTAAAACAGGAAACAGATGGATTTTAGTTGATGGACATCACAGATCAGTAGCAGCTAAAAAATTAGGCTGTGAAAAAATTGATTGCTATGTAATCGAGCTAGAAAAAGACATTGTTTTAGGTATGGAAAAAACAGCAGATAAAGCAGGAATCCATACTTTTGATGATATTGAAATTATCGATGATGACCAACATCCATTAATAGCAATTACTGAAAGTATAAAAGATAATATGAATAAGAATAAGAGGGATTAA
- the gatB gene encoding Asp-tRNA(Asn)/Glu-tRNA(Gln) amidotransferase subunit GatB: protein MKCGLEIHVQLETESKLFCDCPTNYQEAPANTNICPVCLNQPGAKPYPTNEKALENALMISLMLNCKIDTGFTYFMRKHYDYPDLPSGYQRTSVPIGYEGELNGVRIREIHMEEDPGQYKPDRGIVDFNRSGIPLIEIVTEPDIKSPEEARNFLKELIRVLQYSGGARGEGTMRADVNISIEGGNRVEMKNINSIKGAYKALKFELVRQKNLMKRGVEIKQETRAYLESQMITVGMRLKEDADDYRFIPDPDLPPMEISEEQINNVLETMPEAPHNKVKRFVEEYNIDEESAKVLTSELDLAIAYEEVAKEVDSKFAAQWMRDELKRVLSYNKLDFAESGITAKHLVEFLNMLINKEITTKAGQRIIENMPNNEKSPKAIAEELGLLGVVKDDEIIAAVKQAIEENPKAVNDYLEGQKASLNFLVGQVMRLTRGKADPGETVKLLKDNIE from the coding sequence ATGAAATGTGGACTTGAAATCCACGTACAATTAGAAACTGAATCTAAGCTATTTTGTGATTGTCCAACAAATTATCAAGAAGCTCCTGCAAATACAAACATTTGTCCTGTTTGTTTAAACCAACCGGGAGCAAAACCATATCCAACAAATGAAAAAGCTTTAGAAAATGCTTTAATGATTTCTTTAATGCTTAATTGTAAAATAGATACTGGATTTACCTATTTTATGAGAAAACACTATGATTACCCAGATTTACCATCTGGATATCAAAGAACATCAGTTCCTATTGGATATGAAGGAGAGTTAAATGGAGTTAGAATTAGAGAAATTCACATGGAAGAAGATCCTGGACAATACAAACCAGACAGAGGTATTGTAGATTTTAACCGTTCTGGAATCCCATTAATTGAGATTGTTACAGAACCAGATATAAAATCTCCAGAAGAGGCAAGAAACTTCTTAAAAGAACTCATTCGTGTTTTACAATACAGTGGAGGAGCACGTGGAGAAGGTACTATGAGAGCTGATGTTAACATTTCTATTGAAGGAGGAAACCGTGTAGAAATGAAAAACATCAACTCAATTAAAGGAGCTTACAAGGCTTTAAAATTTGAGTTAGTAAGACAAAAGAACCTCATGAAAAGAGGTGTGGAAATCAAACAAGAAACACGTGCTTACTTAGAATCTCAAATGATTACTGTTGGAATGAGATTAAAAGAAGATGCTGATGATTACAGATTTATTCCAGATCCAGATTTACCACCAATGGAAATTAGCGAAGAACAAATTAATAATGTATTAGAAACAATGCCAGAGGCACCACATAATAAAGTAAAAAGATTTGTGGAAGAATATAATATTGATGAAGAATCAGCAAAAGTATTAACCTCTGAACTTGATTTAGCTATTGCATATGAAGAAGTAGCTAAAGAAGTAGATTCCAAATTTGCTGCACAATGGATGAGAGATGAACTTAAAAGAGTTTTATCTTACAATAAATTAGACTTTGCTGAAAGTGGAATCACTGCTAAACATTTAGTTGAATTCTTAAACATGCTTATAAATAAAGAGATTACCACCAAAGCAGGTCAAAGAATCATTGAAAACATGCCAAATAATGAAAAATCACCTAAAGCTATTGCAGAAGAATTAGGATTACTTGGTGTTGTAAAAGATGATGAAATAATAGCTGCAGTAAAACAAGCTATTGAAGAAAATCCAAAAGCAGTAAACGATTATTTAGAAGGTCAAAAAGCTTCTCTTAACTTCCTTGTAGGGCAAGTAATGAGATTAACACGTGGAAAAGCAGACCCTGGCGAAACTGTAAAATTATTAAAAGACAACATAGAATAA
- a CDS encoding radical SAM protein has translation MIAMSSNIFDLMKKANKITLDNHGDLVTLERAVFLSWWCDKGDCAFCYMSTQKNKIKDPSKAKRKIPNIYAEAEMCKRLNWNIEFLSGGYESFTTLEIKKIATNIKNIMGDGVWLNTGITDELEEFGSEIKGITGAVEIANPKLHKKICPSKELDQISNMLEKAGDLGFKKAITIILGLGETLEDIDYLIDYIKTYKIDRVIFYSLNPHKETIYANSSQPASLYYAEVVSRIRIEFPKIEIICGTWIDNLANIGILILSGANGITKFPLFKMFGTKYGKRVEEEVKFAGRKLKGTFTDKNQLGNPQSEIDPSLDKFIKRYIKESLKNKY, from the coding sequence ATGATTGCTATGAGTTCTAACATATTTGATTTAATGAAAAAAGCCAATAAAATAACTTTGGATAATCATGGAGACTTAGTTACCCTTGAAAGAGCAGTATTCTTATCATGGTGGTGTGATAAAGGAGATTGTGCCTTTTGTTATATGAGCACTCAGAAAAATAAAATAAAAGATCCATCTAAAGCTAAAAGAAAAATACCAAATATTTATGCAGAAGCTGAGATGTGTAAACGACTTAATTGGAATATAGAATTTTTATCTGGAGGTTATGAGTCATTTACTACACTTGAAATAAAGAAAATAGCTACTAACATCAAAAATATAATGGGAGATGGAGTTTGGTTAAATACAGGAATTACTGATGAACTTGAAGAATTTGGAAGTGAAATTAAAGGAATTACAGGTGCAGTTGAAATAGCTAATCCAAAACTACATAAAAAAATTTGTCCAAGTAAAGAATTAGATCAGATAAGCAACATGTTAGAAAAAGCAGGTGATTTAGGATTTAAAAAAGCAATCACCATTATTTTAGGGCTTGGAGAAACATTAGAAGATATAGATTATTTAATTGATTATATTAAAACTTATAAAATTGACAGAGTCATATTTTATTCATTAAATCCACATAAAGAAACAATATATGCAAATAGCTCACAGCCAGCATCTCTTTATTATGCAGAAGTTGTTTCAAGAATTAGAATTGAATTCCCAAAAATAGAAATTATTTGTGGAACATGGATTGATAATTTAGCAAATATAGGCATCTTAATTTTAAGTGGTGCTAATGGAATTACCAAATTCCCTCTTTTTAAAATGTTTGGAACAAAATATGGGAAAAGAGTCGAGGAAGAAGTTAAATTTGCTGGAAGAAAATTAAAAGGAACCTTTACAGATAAAAATCAGTTAGGCAATCCGCAAAGTGAAATTGATCCTAGTTTAGATAAGTTTATTAAAAGATACATCAAGGAATCATTAAAAAATAAATATTAA
- the hjc gene encoding Holliday junction resolvase Hjc, whose translation MAKKGSAEERDLVHKLWDRNFAAMRAPASGGATKVPLPDVIAGNGKIYLAIEVKTTTKDKIYIDFPQIDALCEFANIFGAIPYIGVKFKYTKWLFLSPENTERTKSNNYKIEKNFALEKGLEIDEITGIDRQMKF comes from the coding sequence TTGGCTAAAAAAGGTTCTGCAGAAGAAAGAGATTTAGTTCATAAACTTTGGGATAGAAATTTTGCAGCTATGAGAGCTCCAGCTTCTGGAGGAGCTACTAAAGTTCCCTTACCAGATGTTATTGCAGGTAATGGAAAAATATATTTGGCTATTGAAGTTAAAACCACTACAAAAGATAAAATTTATATTGATTTTCCACAAATTGATGCATTATGTGAGTTTGCAAATATTTTTGGAGCTATTCCGTATATTGGAGTTAAATTTAAGTACACTAAATGGTTGTTTTTATCTCCAGAAAATACTGAGAGAACTAAAAGTAATAATTATAAAATAGAAAAAAATTTTGCCCTGGAAAAGGGTCTTGAAATTGATGAAATTACAGGTATTGATAGGCAAATGAAATTT